Proteins from one Nakamurella multipartita DSM 44233 genomic window:
- a CDS encoding cyclohexanecarboxylate-CoA ligase → MTLETILTDEIIAEYTAAGYWQNKIITDFLDEAVTRTPDKVAAIDPRRQVTYAELAAEVDRAALGLLELGVEPGDVISFQLPNWIEFLVVHFAATRIGAVSNPLIPIYRDREVGFMVALAESKLLVVPAEFRGYDYAAMANRLRPEWPALQQVLVLGGEPGTAGSWADFAATPWEQQRDPAGLAALRPDPNDVTLLMFTCGTTGEPKGVMHTHNTLVAANAPLPARLGVGAGSVIHMASTFSHLTGLLYGARLATQLGATGVYQDVWDNTRFVDLVQEHGITFTAAATPFLHDTLGAPNLDARDLSSLTRFCCMGAPVPPAIVRTAQARLPGLTVLGGWGQTENALVTLGIPGDPPDVIAERDGFPFPGMRLRIVDPDGQELPPGAAGRVQVRGPFLFVGYAHRLSMTRDLFTDGWFDTGDLGYLDPDGYLKLSGRTKDVIIRGGENIPVAYVENALYENPKIATVAVVGIPDPRLQERACACVVLRPGVEGFTFEEMKAFLGSKGVAKQYWPERLEVLAALPSTASGKIQKYKLREQVGGSS, encoded by the coding sequence ATGACCCTCGAGACGATCCTCACCGACGAGATCATCGCCGAGTACACCGCGGCGGGTTACTGGCAGAACAAGATCATCACCGACTTCCTCGACGAGGCCGTCACCCGGACGCCGGACAAGGTCGCCGCGATCGACCCACGCCGCCAGGTCACCTACGCCGAGCTGGCCGCCGAGGTCGACCGGGCCGCGCTGGGCCTCCTGGAGCTGGGCGTCGAACCCGGTGACGTCATCTCCTTCCAGCTGCCCAACTGGATCGAGTTCCTGGTGGTGCACTTCGCCGCCACCCGGATCGGCGCGGTGTCCAACCCGCTCATCCCGATCTACCGGGACCGCGAGGTCGGCTTCATGGTCGCCCTGGCCGAGTCGAAGCTGCTGGTCGTCCCGGCCGAATTTCGCGGCTACGACTACGCTGCGATGGCGAACCGGCTGCGACCGGAATGGCCGGCCCTGCAGCAGGTCCTGGTACTCGGCGGCGAGCCGGGCACGGCCGGGTCGTGGGCGGACTTCGCGGCCACCCCCTGGGAGCAGCAGCGGGACCCGGCCGGCCTGGCGGCCCTGCGCCCGGACCCGAACGACGTCACGCTGCTGATGTTCACCTGCGGCACCACCGGCGAGCCCAAGGGCGTCATGCACACCCACAACACGCTGGTCGCGGCGAACGCCCCGCTGCCGGCCCGGCTCGGGGTGGGCGCGGGCAGCGTCATCCACATGGCCTCCACCTTCTCGCACCTGACCGGCCTGCTCTACGGCGCGCGCCTGGCCACCCAGCTCGGCGCCACCGGTGTCTACCAGGACGTCTGGGACAACACGCGCTTCGTCGACCTGGTCCAGGAGCACGGGATCACCTTCACCGCGGCGGCCACGCCGTTCCTGCACGACACCCTGGGCGCCCCCAACCTGGACGCCCGCGACCTGTCCAGCCTGACCCGGTTCTGCTGCATGGGCGCACCGGTCCCGCCGGCGATCGTCCGGACCGCGCAGGCGCGCCTGCCGGGTCTGACCGTGCTCGGTGGTTGGGGGCAGACCGAGAACGCCCTGGTCACCCTGGGCATCCCGGGCGACCCGCCGGACGTGATCGCCGAACGGGACGGATTCCCGTTCCCCGGCATGCGCCTGCGCATCGTGGATCCGGACGGGCAGGAGCTGCCGCCCGGGGCGGCCGGCCGGGTTCAGGTGCGCGGACCATTCCTGTTCGTCGGGTACGCCCACCGGTTGTCGATGACCCGTGACCTGTTCACCGACGGCTGGTTCGACACGGGCGACCTGGGCTACCTCGATCCCGACGGCTACCTCAAGCTCTCCGGGCGGACCAAGGACGTGATCATCCGCGGCGGCGAGAACATCCCGGTCGCCTACGTGGAGAACGCCCTGTACGAGAACCCGAAGATCGCCACCGTCGCGGTCGTCGGCATCCCCGATCCGCGGCTGCAGGAACGCGCCTGCGCCTGCGTCGTGTTGCGGCCAGGCGTCGAGGGGTTCACCTTCGAGGAGATGAAGGCATTCCTGGGTTCGAAGGGCGTCGCCAAGCAGTACTGGCCCGAGCGGCTGGAGGTGCTGGCCGCCCTCCCCTCGACCGCCAGCGGCAAGATCCAGAAGTACAAGCTGCGCGAACAGGTCGGAGGCTCGTCGTGA
- a CDS encoding acyl-CoA dehydrogenase family protein encodes MEFSLIPQQQAQVDAARAYARDLAADYQNRERTGLIEKEVFLEMGRRGFIGAEIAPELGGRGESRLTSGLLLEQIATGDFNIGYLQVVGSLVGQILAGNARPEVAQEWVPQITGGTGVVGIGLSEPTGGSDAGNPQMRAERDGSGDGADWLITGAKSMSLMEYCTGAVVFARTGDEGRGRGMTAFVVDLTGPGLTREPYSDMGTKPVRRGAIHFDRVRVPARNVLGEVGQGFTSVMQGFDFSRALIGLQCVGAAQQTVDETWAYVSQRQAFDRPISTFQGVSFPLAESETLLAAARMLCYQTLWLKDAGLPHTAEAAMCKWWAPKTAYDVINSCLLLHGQYGYRTEKPIEQRLRDVLGLQIGDGTAQIMKLIIARQRLGRALAP; translated from the coding sequence ATGGAGTTTTCGCTCATCCCCCAGCAGCAGGCGCAGGTCGACGCGGCCCGGGCCTACGCCCGGGACCTCGCCGCGGACTACCAGAACCGGGAACGGACCGGGTTGATCGAGAAGGAGGTCTTCCTGGAGATGGGCCGCCGGGGATTCATCGGCGCCGAGATCGCCCCGGAGCTGGGTGGTCGTGGGGAGAGCCGGTTGACCTCCGGGCTGCTGCTCGAGCAGATCGCCACCGGCGACTTCAATATCGGCTACCTGCAGGTCGTCGGCTCACTGGTCGGGCAGATCCTGGCCGGCAACGCCCGGCCCGAGGTGGCCCAGGAGTGGGTTCCCCAGATCACCGGCGGCACCGGCGTCGTCGGCATCGGCCTGTCCGAGCCGACCGGCGGGTCGGACGCCGGCAACCCGCAGATGCGGGCCGAGCGGGACGGCTCTGGCGACGGGGCCGACTGGCTGATCACCGGGGCCAAGTCGATGTCGCTGATGGAGTACTGCACCGGCGCGGTCGTGTTCGCCCGCACCGGCGACGAGGGCCGCGGGCGGGGCATGACAGCCTTCGTCGTCGACCTCACCGGGCCCGGCCTCACCCGCGAGCCGTACTCGGACATGGGCACCAAGCCCGTGCGGCGCGGCGCGATCCACTTCGACCGGGTCCGGGTGCCGGCGCGCAACGTGCTCGGCGAGGTCGGCCAGGGCTTCACCTCGGTCATGCAGGGCTTCGACTTCAGCCGGGCCCTGATCGGCCTGCAGTGCGTGGGCGCCGCCCAGCAGACCGTCGACGAAACCTGGGCCTACGTGTCGCAGCGGCAGGCGTTCGACCGGCCGATCAGCACGTTCCAGGGCGTCTCGTTCCCTCTGGCCGAGTCCGAGACCCTGCTGGCTGCGGCGAGAATGTTGTGCTACCAAACCCTCTGGCTCAAGGACGCCGGCCTGCCGCACACCGCCGAGGCGGCCATGTGCAAGTGGTGGGCCCCCAAGACCGCCTACGACGTGATCAACAGCTGCCTGCTGCTGCACGGCCAGTACGGCTACCGCACCGAGAAGCCGATCGAGCAGCGCCTGCGCGACGTGCTCGGCCTGCAGATCGGCGACGGCACCGCGCAGATCATGAAGTTGATCATCGCCCGGCAACGCCTGGGCCGCGCCCTCGCCCCCTGA
- a CDS encoding SDR family NAD(P)-dependent oxidoreductase, with the protein MGKLDHKIAIVTGAGRGIGRGIAEKLAAEGAVVVVTDVDEQSAVHTAKELGGGSDRHVGLRVDVTDRACVTAMVTAVTERFGRIDVLVNNAGWDKVGPFVDSDEADWDRVIKINLYGVLNTTKAVLPIMVGQGHGHVVNLGSDAGRVGSSGEAVYSAAKGGVIAFTKAVAREMARHQVTVNCVCPGPTDTPLFASIGGDNPKLRDALTKAIPLRRLADPSDLANAVAFFASEEASYITGQTVSVSGGLTMS; encoded by the coding sequence ATGGGCAAGCTGGACCACAAGATCGCCATCGTCACCGGGGCGGGGCGCGGCATCGGCCGCGGCATCGCCGAGAAGCTCGCGGCCGAAGGCGCCGTCGTGGTCGTCACCGACGTCGACGAGCAGTCCGCCGTGCACACGGCCAAGGAGTTGGGCGGTGGTTCGGACCGGCACGTCGGGCTGCGAGTGGACGTCACCGATCGCGCCTGCGTCACCGCCATGGTCACCGCCGTCACCGAGCGGTTCGGCCGGATCGACGTGCTGGTCAACAACGCGGGCTGGGACAAGGTCGGGCCGTTCGTCGACAGCGACGAGGCCGACTGGGACCGGGTCATCAAGATCAACCTGTACGGCGTGCTGAACACCACCAAGGCCGTGCTGCCGATCATGGTCGGGCAGGGCCACGGTCATGTGGTCAACCTGGGTTCGGATGCCGGCCGGGTCGGTTCGTCCGGCGAGGCCGTGTACTCGGCCGCCAAGGGTGGCGTCATCGCCTTCACCAAGGCCGTGGCCCGCGAGATGGCCCGCCACCAGGTCACGGTCAACTGCGTGTGCCCCGGCCCGACCGACACCCCGCTGTTCGCCTCGATCGGCGGCGACAACCCCAAGCTGCGGGACGCACTGACCAAGGCCATCCCGCTGCGCCGGCTGGCCGACCCGAGCGACCTGGCCAACGCCGTCGCGTTCTTCGCCTCCGAGGAGGCCTCCTACATCACCGGTCAGACCGTCAGCGTCAGCGGCGGCCTCACGATGAGCTGA